The Proteiniphilum propionicum genome contains the following window.
GATATTTTTTCCTTTTTTTTCTTGAATTCCTTCAATAATACTTTGTAATAATCTGTTTTTTTCTATCATTCTTTGTTTTAAGTGAGTTGATGATACAAAGATAGGTTGTTTTTTGATAAATAGATATCAATCTGTGATGAAAATATTTTATGCGCAGGAAAAGTGAAAATCAGCATTAAGTAATTGATTACAATATTTCAAGATGTTAACGTAGTGTTGTGTAGGTATAGAAAGTAAAAAGCCCCGCCGGATTGACAGGGCTTATGGTTGTATTATTTAAGGGTTAGAGTGTCTGTAGTTTCAAATTTCTCCACAAAACCTTTATACCACCTCCGTCGTGGATCTGAAGAGCTATGCGGCCCTGTGCTTTGCCAATTTTCTCATCAGTCAAATCAACCATTTCCTCATCATTGAGATAGGTCTTTACATTATCTCCTTTTACAACGATACGCATTGTGTTCCAGTCTCCCTCTTTCAAAATTTCCTCTTTTTCATCGGGAATCTGTACCAGCCACCCACGCCCGTAAGATTCATAGATTCCACCGGTGTCATGACCCTTCGGAGCCACCTCCACCTGCCAGCCGTTAACAATTGCTACTGGCTCAATGAATGAACGGAAGAAAATGCCCGAATTGCCATCGGCTTCCTGTTTAAACTCGACTGTTAAATCAAAATCGTCGTAATATTCGCGCGTTGCCAGATATCCGTACTGCTTATCGGGGCCACTTTCACATATCAACAGGCCGTCCTCAACATACCATTTTTCGGTTCCGTATACTTCCCATCCGTGTAGATCGGTACCGTTGAACAGGGTTACTTCCCTTGTCTTTCGGGGCAACTCTTTTATCTTTACATTGCGGAACCAGGCTGCCGATCCGTGGTCCTGCAGGCAGATAACACCTTTTTGTGCCAGGCCGTACTCGGGCGCATTTTCCCATTTTCCACTGTTCTTGCGCTCAAACCAATCGTCAGTCCATGCTTCGAATTC
Protein-coding sequences here:
- a CDS encoding 3-keto-disaccharide hydrolase, whose protein sequence is MATLTTACTGVAKHNTLTQQEIADGWELLFDGETLNGWRDYNGESLTAPWFAEEGMIQAKGEGADEHGYIVTEKTYENFELVWDWKIADGGNSGVLYHVVENQKFTVPYITGPEYQLIDDLGFPDPLEDWQKTAADYAMHTTDPAKTVIKPAGEWNSSKIVFDNGHVEHWLNGEKVVEFEAWTDDWFERKNSGKWENAPEYGLAQKGVICLQDHGSAAWFRNVKIKELPRKTREVTLFNGTDLHGWEVYGTEKWYVEDGLLICESGPDKQYGYLATREYYDDFDLTVEFKQEADGNSGIFFRSFIEPVAIVNGWQVEVAPKGHDTGGIYESYGRGWLVQIPDEKEEILKEGDWNTMRIVVKGDNVKTYLNDEEMVDLTDEKIGKAQGRIALQIHDGGGIKVLWRNLKLQTL